In Mytilus trossulus isolate FHL-02 chromosome 14, PNRI_Mtr1.1.1.hap1, whole genome shotgun sequence, a genomic segment contains:
- the LOC134697668 gene encoding uncharacterized protein LOC134697668, whose product MAGKHYASGGNGANILCLPKDPEWKRYANGLNSLTSRIFGLEMDILHNNQPFGSSSNAKNMPCAVCKTSGRSAVLVAQASQSGRTATEYICADENLESVPGGDRDDNEAVLYPVEVGGCATLKCPPYEKGRELTCAVCSQ is encoded by the coding sequence ATGGCTGGAAAACATTATGCGAGTGGCGGAAATGGTGCTAATATTCTATGTCTCCCAAAAGATCCTGAATGGAAAAGGTATGCTAACGGTTTGAACAGTTTAACTTCCAGAATTTTTGGATTAGAAATGGACATTTTACACAACAACCAGCCATTTGGAAGTTCGTCGAATGCAAAAAATATGCCATGCGCGGTTTGCAAAACATCCGGAAGATCAGCCGTTCTAGTAGCACAAGCAAGTCAATCGGGACGAACTGCAACTGAGTATATCTGTGCAGATGAAAATTTGGAATCAGTTCCCGGTGGAGATAGAGATGATAACGAGGCTGTTTTGTATCCAGTTGAAGTTGGGGGCTGCGCTACTTTAAAATGTCCTCCTTACGAAAAAGGGCGAGAGTTGACGTGCGCCGTCTGCTCACAGTAG
- the LOC134696122 gene encoding heat shock 70 kDa protein 12A-like isoform X1, translated as MAGQGGDRETIMAAPKDDDIEVTFRELKDFIDPFLDPQNGPVRPDKIMASRALISLDALIKKMPGVTEDRVESLKIMLKDAIRERWTFMDMRINDAVHEFKEIQKMVSELVPIRIVAAIDFGTTYSGYAYCIRKQAVDSPILCNTWSNGSSLTLKAPTCVLFKPNEELHSFGHKAIEYYYENIGNLELKEYYYFEYFKMMLYEQEDLTTEMYLEETIKEDDVKKRKKMKAVDVFKAVIGFFRDELVCTLNKTGVQFKNKDIQWVITVPAIWDLKAKQFMRECAKKAGIDHDQLILALEPEAASIHCRRVPVGVQTEDDGSKSIAEMVPGAQFIVLDQGGGTTDIAVHEVTGKNTLKEVHKACGGHWGGITVNKQFYNFLEEIFGKDVINSIKETNPSAFYSFLRIFENAKTTFKKEDEGDPEGQVTLRLPFEWLETFEAIRSLSFANAVKTTNFKDRVKVKLDKFRIKNNLFRTFYDYALENVIRELERLLSKKELKGVNTLLVVGGHSASTVLTDALKAKFPNIGMVIPKDPGLAVLKGAVMFGFDPGTITSRVARFTYGIGTTRAFRDGDPESKKIIVDGVERCKDVFDKHIEIGQILEVGEDKYLEEQEYVPLYKDQTSVNFNFYDTLSKSPKYVTDDGCRRIGSLQFKLTEKMTGKRTMALKINNSGTELVSLITEKGTTNTSKGYFRLPSE; from the exons gaaacaATCATGGCGGCTCCAAAAGATGACGAC ATCGAAGTCACATTCCGAGAATTGAAAGATTTCATTGACCCCTTTCTGGACCCACAGAATGGACCAGTTCGTCCGGATAAAATAATGGCCAGCAGGGCATTAATTTCGCTCGATgccttgataaaaaaaatgcctgGTGTTACAGAAGACAGG GTGGAATCACTAAAGATCATGCTAAAAGATGCAATAAGAGAACGCTGGACATTTATGGACATGAGAATAAATGACGCAGTACATGAATTCAAAGAGATACAAAAAATGGTTTCTGAACTG gtTCCCATTCGTATCGTAGCGGCCATTGATTTTGGGACAACATACTCAGGTTATGCCTACTGTATACGTAAGCAGGCTGTTGACTCACCAATACTTTGTAATACGTGGAGTAACGGCAGCAGTTTGACTCTTAAAGCACCAACATGTGTACTGTTTAAACCAAACGAGGAATTACATAGCTTTGGTCATAAGGCAATAGAATATTACTATGAAAATATTGGCAATTTGGAATTGAAGGAATATTACTACTTCGAATATTTCAAGATGATGTTGTATGAACAAGAG GACCTTACAACAGAAATGTACTTAGAGGAAACGATTAAAGAAGACGatgttaaaaagagaaaaaagatgAAAGCAGTTGATGTTTTTAAAGCCGTAATCGGCTTCTTTCGAGATGAGTTAGTGTGCACTCTTAACAAGACAGgtgtacaatttaaaaataaagatattcaGTGGGTCATTACTGTTCCTGCAATTTGGGATTTGAAAGCAAAGCAGTTTATGAGAGAATGTGCTAAAAAG GCAGGCATAGATCACGACCAGCTCATATTAGCACTGGAACCAGAAGCAGCTTCTATTCACTGTCGAAGGGTACCAGTCGGTGTTCAAACAGAAGATGATGGGAGTAAAAGTATTGCAGAAATGGTACCAGGAGCACAATTCATTGTGCTTGACCAAGGAG GTGGAACAACTGATATTGCTGTACACGAAGTGACAGGGAAGAACACACTTAAAGAGGTACACAAGGCTTGTGGAGGTCACTGGGGCGGAATAACAGttaataaacagttttataattttctggAAGAGATATTTGGCAAGGATGTTATAAATAGCATCAAAGAAACAAATCCGTCtgcattttattcatttctacGTATCTTTGAAAACGCAAAGACAACATTCAAAAAGGAAGACGAAGGCGACCCGGAAGGGCAAGTAACACTAAGATTACCTTTTGAATGGTTAGAAACTTTCGAAGCAATTAGATCACTTTCGTTTGCTAATGCTGTAAAAACAACGAATTTCAAAGATCGGGTTAAAGTGAAACTAGATAAATTtcgaattaaaaacaatttgtttagaACTTTCTACGATTATGCTCTTGAAAATGTTATTCGAGAACTAGAGAGATTGCTatcgaaaaaagaattaaagGGCGTAAATACGTTGTTGGTTGTTGGTGGACATTCAGCTTCAACAGTGCTAACCGATGCGCTCAAAGCGAAATTCCCGAACATTGGAATGGTGATTCCAAAAGATCCGGGACTAGCAGTATTAAAAGGTGCTGTTATGTTCGGATTTGATCCTGGAACCATAACTAGTCGCGTTGCAAGGTTCACATATGGTATCGGAACAACACGAGCATTTAGAGACGGTGATCCagaatcaaagaaaattatTGTAGACGGTGTTGAACGGTGCAAAGatgtttttgataaacatatagAAATAGGTCAGATTCTGGAAGTTGGAGAGGACAAATATCTCGAAGAACAGGAATATGTTCCTCTGTATAAAGATCAGACTAGCgtgaatttcaatttttatgataCTTTAAGTAAATCCCCAAAGTATGTCACAGATGACGGCTGTCGCCGGATTGGGTCATTGCAGTTTAAACTAACCGAGAAGATGACAGGGAAACGAACCATGGCTTTAAAAATCAATAACAGTGGCACAGAACTTGTATCTCTTATAACTGAAAAAGGAACAACAAACACAAGTAAAGGTTATTTCCGACTACCTTCTGAATAA
- the LOC134696122 gene encoding heat shock 70 kDa protein 12A-like isoform X2, with protein sequence MAAPKDDDIEVTFRELKDFIDPFLDPQNGPVRPDKIMASRALISLDALIKKMPGVTEDRVESLKIMLKDAIRERWTFMDMRINDAVHEFKEIQKMVSELVPIRIVAAIDFGTTYSGYAYCIRKQAVDSPILCNTWSNGSSLTLKAPTCVLFKPNEELHSFGHKAIEYYYENIGNLELKEYYYFEYFKMMLYEQEDLTTEMYLEETIKEDDVKKRKKMKAVDVFKAVIGFFRDELVCTLNKTGVQFKNKDIQWVITVPAIWDLKAKQFMRECAKKAGIDHDQLILALEPEAASIHCRRVPVGVQTEDDGSKSIAEMVPGAQFIVLDQGGGTTDIAVHEVTGKNTLKEVHKACGGHWGGITVNKQFYNFLEEIFGKDVINSIKETNPSAFYSFLRIFENAKTTFKKEDEGDPEGQVTLRLPFEWLETFEAIRSLSFANAVKTTNFKDRVKVKLDKFRIKNNLFRTFYDYALENVIRELERLLSKKELKGVNTLLVVGGHSASTVLTDALKAKFPNIGMVIPKDPGLAVLKGAVMFGFDPGTITSRVARFTYGIGTTRAFRDGDPESKKIIVDGVERCKDVFDKHIEIGQILEVGEDKYLEEQEYVPLYKDQTSVNFNFYDTLSKSPKYVTDDGCRRIGSLQFKLTEKMTGKRTMALKINNSGTELVSLITEKGTTNTSKGYFRLPSE encoded by the exons ATGGCGGCTCCAAAAGATGACGAC ATCGAAGTCACATTCCGAGAATTGAAAGATTTCATTGACCCCTTTCTGGACCCACAGAATGGACCAGTTCGTCCGGATAAAATAATGGCCAGCAGGGCATTAATTTCGCTCGATgccttgataaaaaaaatgcctgGTGTTACAGAAGACAGG GTGGAATCACTAAAGATCATGCTAAAAGATGCAATAAGAGAACGCTGGACATTTATGGACATGAGAATAAATGACGCAGTACATGAATTCAAAGAGATACAAAAAATGGTTTCTGAACTG gtTCCCATTCGTATCGTAGCGGCCATTGATTTTGGGACAACATACTCAGGTTATGCCTACTGTATACGTAAGCAGGCTGTTGACTCACCAATACTTTGTAATACGTGGAGTAACGGCAGCAGTTTGACTCTTAAAGCACCAACATGTGTACTGTTTAAACCAAACGAGGAATTACATAGCTTTGGTCATAAGGCAATAGAATATTACTATGAAAATATTGGCAATTTGGAATTGAAGGAATATTACTACTTCGAATATTTCAAGATGATGTTGTATGAACAAGAG GACCTTACAACAGAAATGTACTTAGAGGAAACGATTAAAGAAGACGatgttaaaaagagaaaaaagatgAAAGCAGTTGATGTTTTTAAAGCCGTAATCGGCTTCTTTCGAGATGAGTTAGTGTGCACTCTTAACAAGACAGgtgtacaatttaaaaataaagatattcaGTGGGTCATTACTGTTCCTGCAATTTGGGATTTGAAAGCAAAGCAGTTTATGAGAGAATGTGCTAAAAAG GCAGGCATAGATCACGACCAGCTCATATTAGCACTGGAACCAGAAGCAGCTTCTATTCACTGTCGAAGGGTACCAGTCGGTGTTCAAACAGAAGATGATGGGAGTAAAAGTATTGCAGAAATGGTACCAGGAGCACAATTCATTGTGCTTGACCAAGGAG GTGGAACAACTGATATTGCTGTACACGAAGTGACAGGGAAGAACACACTTAAAGAGGTACACAAGGCTTGTGGAGGTCACTGGGGCGGAATAACAGttaataaacagttttataattttctggAAGAGATATTTGGCAAGGATGTTATAAATAGCATCAAAGAAACAAATCCGTCtgcattttattcatttctacGTATCTTTGAAAACGCAAAGACAACATTCAAAAAGGAAGACGAAGGCGACCCGGAAGGGCAAGTAACACTAAGATTACCTTTTGAATGGTTAGAAACTTTCGAAGCAATTAGATCACTTTCGTTTGCTAATGCTGTAAAAACAACGAATTTCAAAGATCGGGTTAAAGTGAAACTAGATAAATTtcgaattaaaaacaatttgtttagaACTTTCTACGATTATGCTCTTGAAAATGTTATTCGAGAACTAGAGAGATTGCTatcgaaaaaagaattaaagGGCGTAAATACGTTGTTGGTTGTTGGTGGACATTCAGCTTCAACAGTGCTAACCGATGCGCTCAAAGCGAAATTCCCGAACATTGGAATGGTGATTCCAAAAGATCCGGGACTAGCAGTATTAAAAGGTGCTGTTATGTTCGGATTTGATCCTGGAACCATAACTAGTCGCGTTGCAAGGTTCACATATGGTATCGGAACAACACGAGCATTTAGAGACGGTGATCCagaatcaaagaaaattatTGTAGACGGTGTTGAACGGTGCAAAGatgtttttgataaacatatagAAATAGGTCAGATTCTGGAAGTTGGAGAGGACAAATATCTCGAAGAACAGGAATATGTTCCTCTGTATAAAGATCAGACTAGCgtgaatttcaatttttatgataCTTTAAGTAAATCCCCAAAGTATGTCACAGATGACGGCTGTCGCCGGATTGGGTCATTGCAGTTTAAACTAACCGAGAAGATGACAGGGAAACGAACCATGGCTTTAAAAATCAATAACAGTGGCACAGAACTTGTATCTCTTATAACTGAAAAAGGAACAACAAACACAAGTAAAGGTTATTTCCGACTACCTTCTGAATAA